One Carettochelys insculpta isolate YL-2023 chromosome 1, ASM3395843v1, whole genome shotgun sequence genomic window, TGGTGtgaaagaatttcttttcagGACAGGGGTCCTAATTTTGCACATCTTAGCATTCCTCCTTCTCCTAAACATTTTAAACAATTGACATTCTGCACTTGTACAAGGATTTTAAGCAGAggatttcaaaaatgttttaccAACCCAAATCGTCACAACATGCTGGTGAGGTAAGTGCCATTATTCCCATTTttgcagacagggaaactgaggcatggagtgaCTAAGAGACTTGCCTGGGGCCTCAAAGCTTGTTGGTGGCAGAGGCAGGTTTTTcctcaaacacatttttccacagTTTCCACTAGACAATGATCCCTCTATGAAGGGAAACCATTATATTAAAATAGAACACATTTACAAAAAACTTACATATATAAATACAGCATAGTAGATTGACAAAAATTAACTCATTTTGTTACAGTATTTCCAAACTTTATGTCATGTAATACTGTTTGAAAAACAGCTGACGGTATCTAACATTTTTGGTAGAACGGGAAAAAGATACAAAAACCACAACAACAATAGATATGCATGAGTCCTGAATAATAATATCTTAAGTTCCTGTTTATAAAGAATATGTTTTAGTATAATTTGTACAATCCTGAATTACTATCAAGTACTATGGTCATCTATATTGTGCATGTTATGGTAAAAGATGACAACTGGCCAAAATCTTGCAGTATAGCGTCAACAACTGAGTTCAAGTCAATTCAATTAAAACCAATTTTCCAAATAACATGTACTTAGTCAAATATTTGCTATTTAGgggtatttttcaaaataaattatttctcatgcttaaataacttaaaaatttaaaaattaaaaatacattcaaTATTGCTAACATTTTAAGTGTTTGAGCTACATATTTTTAGTATTCATATCTGCTAAATGATCATCTTGATTAAGACAAACACAGATAATTTCAGGTTTATTCACATCTTCATTTCCAAGGTTTATAATGAAGTGACTCACTCCAGTATTAGGGCTGACAGAAGATAACTGAGACTTTTTTAAAGTTGATGGTAAAGTGCACTTTAGATCCAAAACAAAATAACCAAACCAGTTTCTCATGTATGCCCCATGACTCACAACCAGTATGTTGGCACTTAACATTTTTGCAGCTCTGTCAGTATCAGAATTAACTTGGAGTCCACTGCAGTGATTTCTCAAAGGGAAAACTGGTCCTCCTTCCAATGCTTCCAAGCCATTGCCTGCCATGCCCAGAACAGCTTGTTCTTTCTGACAGTCTTCTTCAATAGAAAGATGACACAAAAATTCAAAGAAATCCTTTGCGCGTGCCCTTACCTAAAAAGGGTATTAGGAAAAAGGAATGTATTTGTCATGACTGCAAGAACTCTGTCCAGTGAACTGCCTGGTTGCTTTTTCTCTGGCTTTACGATTTCACTATCATTTGTTTTACAACACATAGAAATTACATAAATCACAAACTGACAAGAAAACTTAAGTAGCTCTATCTTCCACATGGCAGGTATAATACCAGGTCAAAATACTAATGGTGGAAAAAATTATTATTTCTCAGCCCTCTAAATCCAAGGAGGTGGACGGTGATAGTAATTTCTAATTTTCATGAAGATAACAGACTGATTCATCATAAAGGTATCCCCAAGTTATTTTAGATTTAGGAGGGAAAAAATCCCTAATCAGCTGCCAATGCCCTCAAGTCTAGTTATATCTGGTAGGATGAGGATTACAGGATGATGTAACAACCCCACCCTCCAGATTAAAAAGGATAGAAAatgagattaaaaacaaacacataaaCCCAACCACCTGCGTACGCTGCAAAGGTACCACACTCCAAATCCATTTGAAACTCAACAGCTTTCCGTGCTGATCACTTGGGATACAAAGTTTTTAAACTCACAGGTAGCCAACCAACAGCTATCAGCATGATTCCAAACAAACATACCAAAACTAAAGAAAATAGAAGAGCAGTATTTAAATCCATTCTATCAAAAGGGAACACAGAAGAGTGGAACTGATAAAAAACATTCTTTCATTAACAATACAGaggtgtctgcactagcacagaGTTAATGCACATGGCCAGCTgcttttcattggcacatgagctGGGAGCTCAGCACTGCCCCTTCTCCCTCTATGCAGACCcgccccccatgcagccagaggCCTGCATCTTTCACACTGCTCTCCAGAGACTGGTGCCTCTGCTGTTGGAGCTGCTCTACTTGCTCACTGGCTTTTAATCAGAAGTAATCATTTTGCAACTCTCCCAGGGAGAGTCACAGGCAAGACTGTAGCTGTTGCATTTGGGgcatgggagtgggggggtgtTTTCAGTAttatgggggaaggggaatcAGCAGAAGCTGTGCTTTTCCCAGGGGACTCAATAtggagccctgggagaggaaCTGGCACTTTAACCACTTCAAAGAAACCATCTAACTGAAGCTCCACCACTCTTTGATGTCTTTTAGAGAAGTCACCGACTGTTTCTGCAAGAAAACCAGAGGAAGATCTGTGCCACCTTTAAGGAGGACAACTGAAACTGACAGCTACTGGGAGGACTGAATTACATGGGGAaacagaaggaaaggagggaCAGGGCACTGTCTTCCCTAAGTTTGTCATGTGCCCACGTCGACTGCTGTATCTACCGGGGCTGTGATGGGACCAGAGGGGTGGTTTGCAGGACTCCTGTACAAGGCCTGCACACAGACTCTTCCCCACGCCTGGCCCACAAATTGCAATACCCCATTGGATGGCAGCCAATGCAATGTGTTTCCAGCAGCTCGTGTTACTCGTGGGAGGGTCCTTGCAGATGTGGGTGTACGTGCAGGAGGGTAATATGTACTGGACCAGCTACTGCTGGTGAAATGCTTCGAGCCATGGAGCACCTTGTCGGTGTCAGGTACATGCGCGTgtgactgctgctggcagagctgggtctggcTTGAATGTCTGACGACAGTCCCTGAAGCATCCTGGTGTGCCACAAGTCTCAGGCCCCAGCATGCAGACCAGTGATCCCTCTAATATTTTACATCCCAGGCCAGACTAAATTTTGCTATGCGCACCAAGGTATGTGAAGaggtgcaccgccagtagaaacacatactgccagaCGTGGGCACtttgctgggtggcacctgaatctctgctgggtggccaccaagTGCTCgccttacaggaaacactgatgcTGACTGGCACTCTGGTGTATGTAATGTGACTAGTGTGTGAGACTGTGCAGGGGTTGGCAAACCCCATCACATGTCAAgaatggcacatgagccaattttcatgcACCAGTGGTAATGCTCtttgtctttatttatttattaataaggCTGTTTAGGTAGGActataagtgactttaaaaagtatcaccagcgctcagactgtacacagaggtcaaatttcagcactccacctgagaaaggttgctgacccctggtgtaaggTAACAAACGAGTGACAATGCCATACCTCATCTAGGGTTTCTCCTCCAGATGGTGTAAATGAAGGACACTGCTCTCCAGCAGCCTTTGCCATTGCCTTGAGGTCACTCAGTGGCCTTCCTTCAGCAATCCCATATTTCTAGAAAAGACCATTTATAGAAAAGAATTTACTGAATATTAAGAAAAAGTCAGTCACACAAATTCAAACTCACACTTCATTTATGATTAAGTTCCTGTTTCACTTTTAAATAGAGGGCTTACTTATAATTAGGATTTAATATAGGGTTCATAACACTCTCACTTCACACCAAGGGTCGGAAGAGATATATAAATGGGCTCAATGTTATTTTCTTCAAATAAGTCATTTTAAAGTAATCCTGCATTTCTAATTTAATGGAAGAACAAAACTTTAAAATCTTGGTATCAGCCTGATACTTATCTTTGGCTGTTCTTGATCTATAGACCAGATTTTTCTATCATTTTTGGTACACAATATCCTAATAAGGGACATATTCACAATCATAACCCTTCAAAATCCAAACAGAAAGCACTGGGATTGTGCTATGGCCAAGTGAGAGTCAACATACAGGGATATTTTCAAAAGTACAAATAGGAACTGGTTGCCCAACTATCCTCTGTGCCTTTGAAAGCTCTGCCAAAATTCACAGCAtaaaaaacaaattagaaaatTGATTATTGAGATTTTTCTAAATACAAGCGCACTAGCTATTAAAAATACTCTTGGAACATTCAAAAAAGGCTATATTTCAGTTATGGACAGGTAACTTTTTTCTTTAAGGTAGGAAAAACAAATACTGTAACATAATTTTTAGTTTTCTGACCCTAAGAATTTGCAACTATGGGTTAAGGATAATGATTTGGCTGAGATTATATAAGTCTCAAATGCTAAAAATCCACAAGAGAAAATGAAGATGAACCCCAAGAACAtaatctttgttttcactgtgaaACAGACCAAATATCACATTTAGAAGTAATTCCTATAACGTTTTAGTAGCTGTTACATATAAACATTCAGTTTATAATGCACACTGTTCTGGACACTTTACATATATATAGCATCTTTCATCCTGAAGGTCTTTACAAACAATACAGGAATCAACTCAACCATCCCTGAGGTGGACTTCAACACTACCACATCCCACACTACACCACCATAATAAGCGAGAACAGATGATATAGTCAAGTTAAGACAAGTTTAGGCATCATGATGGTTAAATAACTACAGTAATGCTTAGTATTTTGAGGAAACAGGCAGCAGAAAACAGACAAGTGTATCATCTCTCCCTCAGTTATACAAATCCCTATACTTTACTTACATAAACattatatagtaaactctttgatatccagcattcatgggaccgggaggttgcccgataatcaaatattctggataattgaGAGTTCTTGCGCTGGGTGGGAGATCAGAGGATTCTGCTGGCTGTACTCACATGCAGCACGGAGGGACACAGGGCAGCACTGAGAGggctcaccccctgcccctggggggcAAGCAGGGCGTTGCTCTCCCTCTCTGTGCACAAACACCAGCCCTGACACTGCTTTTCCAGGCTCTGCATGGTATCCACTGACCACATCTGGCCGGCTGAGAGTCATGTTGGTTATTCGAGCGTGCCGGTTAATCAAACAACAGTTacacaagagtttactgtagttatttCAATAGTCAAACAGTGAACAAGAAAAGTGCCATTGTTatttagtacaggttgcacctcccttgtccagcaaggTCGGAAGctgacaggtcctgaacaagagaatttgctggatcaggggaggtctagggcttctgcccccagacagccctgcagTCTCATTTTCCCTCCCCTGGGACTCCACCCCCAGTTCAGGCTCTCCATAGAGGCCATAGGGCTTCAGACCCTGTACCCTGGCTGCcgtggggctgccaggaggctCTGGCTCTGTTCCCCGGCCCCATGGGGTATGTGGGGGCTCCAGTCAGCCCCGtgctcctggggggagggggggactcTGATCCTGGGGATTAAGAAAGAGGAATGAATAAGGAAATGCTGCAGCATTTTCTTACTTTAATAGATTACCTTTGGGCAGTTTGCAATCAAGCTCTCCCCCTTAGTGTctcttctcatttaaaaattatcTGAAAGTACCGGTACTATAACAACTTGAGGACACTTACTGTTAACACCAATAGTTAAAACATGCCTCAGATTTAGTTTATtcagttcacagaatcatagaatgctaagactggaagggaccttgagaggccatcaagtccagccccctgccctcacggcaggaccaagtactgtctagaccatccctgatggttcAAATTATAGTTAAACTTATACAAGAGATACTATTATATAtctatgtgcacacacacaaaatggatggAGTTTGAAGGTGACTATGTAAATTACACTCAAATTCTGCCCTAGGATGAATGCAGAAAGCAGTGAAGCAAACGAACGCCTTTGTATACCTAATGGCAAAACTGAAAATTTCATCATTATAAAGGATGAATTACCAAGCTACTCAAGCATTCAGAtacatgaaatatttaaattattttataaattGGTAAATTACATGTACAAAGTATTCAAGTTAAAGACATGAACTAGTAACTTCGCACTTACCCTCTCTCGAAGTCTTGCATCATACTGTATTACAATATCTTTGCAAAACTGATTCTTTCCTATAATTGTCAATGCagtctgaaaaaaataaatgtatgaaGTCACATAAAAACTACATATTTCTCCCATGTTAAAAGGTTCCTCGgaggaaaaaaccaaaaacattaaTTGTTAGGAATAACAGATGCTTACAATACTAAATTCTGAAGTACCAAGGAAAGCAAACATTATGCAGGACCTAACAAACATATTAAGATAGCAGACGGAAGCattcagaagtttaaaaaaaatgcctgaATTAAGGCTGTCTGTCAATctgcattatgatacagtctttaattatttGATTGcattttttccacaggaccccAGCCTCATACAGTGCATAGTATGGACAATATTCACTAATGAGCAACTTTTAATATTGTTTTATCATTTTCATTCAATATGTGGCTCATATATTATTTACTGGACATTATTCAAGTCCTGTTCTGAAGACAGCATTATTAATTTCCTTGTGGGGTTTTGCATGGTGCTCATCTCTACAATATTTGGTATTtcacaaacatttattttcacaaaacatgCAAGAAGAGGGGTTAGTTTTATCCCTATGtttaccattgacttcatttGCAGCTGAGAGTCTTTAGCACTTCAGCAAATCAAACCCAAAGGCCTCAATTCAGCACACAAGAAACACACAAGCAGCCATCACCAACAGAAAGTTTGGCATTTACTTCATTAGAGCTACCTAGAAACTCTGTGTCAGAAGCAGGGATGGAATCCAATACTCGAGGCAGAATTCAACTGCCTAAATGATGAGAGCCACTCTACTCTTCCTGCAGTAGTCAGGAAACAACTTCTAAACAGGCTTAGCCTGCATTGTGGACTGAATGAGGTGAGGGCTCTGTGGAATAAACAGGATGTGATTACACATATGCATAAGGGATTCACGTTAGGATTAAGAAGGTAGCCTTAGTTCTGACATTTCCTAATGTGTGAGTGTTTGTCTTTATCAGTTGTAAGTATTTAAAAGTGTAAGAGTttcctaggattttttttttaaaaaaggaaactgaaaaaaacaaagttcATCATGTCATAACTGACGTCTACATTTCATTTATCAGCAGGGTTAGACCATCAGATCCACCACACAAGCCTCTGCCACCTTAGCTAACTGAGAAACTGATAGAGATAGGTTGTCATCCATTGTCTCAACTGGCCTTAGATGGTATAAGAcacagtgtctgtgtgtgtcacaGATACCCGCAAGCAGCAGAGAAATGGTGAAATTCAAGAACGTTACGTTTCATTTCAGACTTGAAACGTGGACTACTGAGCACAGACTTCTGCCTGTTGCCTCCAACCCATGCATGCTTTCCTGTGACCGCCATCTCCTTGTCCCAATCCCATCCTCCACTTCCAGGCTCACTTTCCAAATGCAAGTCCcggcccccacactccccagggagtggctgcaggagcagagggtgggcacagggtctgggtggaaggaGGAGGCAAGAGATGGGAGTGCTGGCACCTATTTGGTGCAGCTCTGCGCTGTTCTGCATGCATCTGAAAAGTGTCCCTGTTGGCACTGtcccctgcctctcccattgGCCGTGatttggccaatgggagtgatggggggcagggtctgtgctAGCACAAAGCACTTCCTTGTAGCTCAGAAGCCAGTCCCCATCAACCTGGCAGAGCCCACGGGCTAGATCCAGCCATCGCTTGTCTGAATCAGGCCTGCGAGCCTCAGGGTTCCCCTGCAGCAATGTGAGGTGGCCAGCACTGGGGTTTCAGTCATGGTATCTGCCAtctggctggagtgccagtgccCCTATCGTAGGGAATGGTAGGACGAGAGCCCCAAGTCTCGCGGGCTGGGTCCATGCAAATCATGGTCTGGATCTGGTCTGCAGGCAATAGGTTTCCCAACCCTTTAAGCTTGTTAGGCTAATAAGGTCCCCACTATCTCTTCCTGATTACGTAGGTACTAACTCATATTAGCCTATGACTAGTCATTTGGGAATTCAGTTTAATTGCCATGGGCTTTCAAAGATACCTGACCACGGAGAGAGCCCTACACCTACACAAAATGTATgtccatggatgtggatatccacCAATATGACCTGGTATCTATAGAACTCTGGGGACTCCAATGGGAACCACTTGGTATCCACAGAGCTCTAGGGACTCCAGTGGGAACCAGAGGTAAAAGCAGCAGCTAtcaggcaatgttccctctaatttttctgtacacgtgtgaaataaattttaagcGAGGAtattgagggctggctgctatTCGGGGTCtgttagccacctgggggaagtctcactcagtggtcacaattttttGGGTTGGCTGTAGTTTGGGGTGTGTTAGCTGCTTGGGGGAAGTATCCCTGGGTGGTCATGGTCACGATTTTCAGGACTGGCTATAGACAGAGGTCTACAATTACCACTGTTCTtgaaagtaaggcttgcagcaatgaaaattcttgttcCGAGAGTCTTCTCTGCCAGGTCTAAACCTAGCTGCAAGCACGGACAcgctg contains:
- the TIGAR gene encoding fructose-2,6-bisphosphatase TIGAR, whose protein sequence is MVRFALTVVRHGETRYNKDRILQGQGVDEPLSETGFKQADAAGIFLSNVKFTHVFSSDLLRAKQTALTIIGKNQFCKDIVIQYDARLRERKYGIAEGRPLSDLKAMAKAAGEQCPSFTPSGGETLDEVRARAKDFFEFLCHLSIEEDCQKEQAVLGMAGNGLEALEGGPVFPLRNHCSGLQVNSDTDRAAKMLSANILVVSHGAYMRNWFGYFVLDLKCTLPSTLKKSQLSSVSPNTGVSHFIINLGNEDVNKPEIICVCLNQDDHLADMNTKNM